The following coding sequences are from one Enterococcus sp. 4G2_DIV0659 window:
- a CDS encoding DUF1827 family protein has translation MKLANVTNSYKQLVNKQLENTDAYFVKVYSAGNTTVIYTEASQHAEIVIVNKKRALRKTEINEILAYFLKRLPKDRCDRENISIISLKDITEISLPLTKSAIEK, from the coding sequence ATGAAATTAGCCAATGTAACCAATAGCTATAAGCAACTGGTGAATAAACAACTGGAAAATACTGATGCTTATTTTGTAAAAGTGTATTCTGCCGGAAATACGACCGTTATTTACACCGAAGCTTCCCAACATGCAGAGATAGTAATCGTCAATAAAAAACGTGCCCTTCGCAAAACAGAAATTAATGAAATCCTTGCTTACTTTTTAAAACGCTTACCAAAAGATCGATGTGATCGTGAAAACATTTCTATTATTTCATTAAAAGACATTACTGAAATCTCTTTACCGTTAACTAAGAGTGCCATTGAAAAATAA